A single region of the Eleginops maclovinus isolate JMC-PN-2008 ecotype Puerto Natales chromosome 4, JC_Emac_rtc_rv5, whole genome shotgun sequence genome encodes:
- the LOC134862857 gene encoding zinc finger MYM-type protein 6-like → MKPSKLTRHMETHHVHLKAKPVEYMQQMLRDFKGQQATMRKSAKINENALKASYLVALRVAKSKKPHTIAEQLILPAAIDMCRAMVSEECANKLKTIPLSDNTIGRRIGEMANDVKDQLMAKLQTVLFSLQIDETTDVTNDAQLLTFVRYEDSGTMCEEFLFCKPLPGRTTGVEIFKALDDFFTEHNISWQRCVALCSDGARAMSGSKTGLFAHVRRVAPGVIWTHCLIHREALASKDLSVELSGVFDVVVKTVNFIKRNALNTRLFSSLCHDLGSEHSSLLYHSEVRWLSRGAVLARVFELRGAIYEFLCEKHSDLASNFNDSYWLTKLAYLTDVFAELNKLNSSMQGRDANVMQLYEKLDAFVKKMSKWIERVESNNLAMFPSVEEYPDSTDINDTICEHLRKLVRQFAKYFTDSEEWRRDSKWILLPFSDDASVGSSLTAVEEDKLIEMSTDSVRRHMYDTQPLVKFWISCQTEFPQLAAKAMRCLLPFPTTYLCESGFSTLAYLKNKYRARLDPENDMRLSLSTISPRIDRLCGLHHAQISH, encoded by the coding sequence atgaagccgtcgaaacttacgcggcatatggagacgcatcacgtccacttgaaggccaaacccgttgagtacatgcaacagatgttgcgtgatttcaaaggacagcaggctaccatgaggaagagtgcaaaaataaatgaaaacgcactgaaagcatcgtatctggtcgctctcagggttgcaaaaagtaagaagccccataccattgcagagcagcttatattgccagcagccatagatatgtgcagagctatggtaagcgaagaatgtgccaacaaattaaaaactattccgttgtcagacaacacaatcggaagacgaattggggaaatggcaaatgatgtcaaagaccagctgatggcaaaacttcagacagttctgttttcccttcaaatcgacgagacgacagatgttactaatgatgcgcaactgttaacatttgtgcgatacgaggacagtggcactatgtgcgaggaatttcttttttgcaaaccactgcccgggcgaactaccggtgtagaaatatttaaagcactggacgattttttcacggagcacaatatctcgtggcagaggtgcgttgcattatgcagcgatggggcccgagccatgagtggcagcaagactggactgtttgcgcatgtaaggagggtggctccgggggtaatttggacacactgcctgattcatagagaggctctcgcctccaaagatctcagtgttgagctcagtggtgtgtttgatgtcgttgtcaagacggtcaacttcataaaacgaaacgcattgaatacacgcctgttttcatccctatgccatgacttgggaagtgaacacagctctctcctttatcattcagaggtgcgttggctgtctcgcggcgctgtgctcgcccgtgtgtttgaactacgcggagctatctacgagttcttgtgcgagaagcattctgatctggcttccaatttcaacgatagttactggttaactaagctggcgtacctcacagatgtttttgcagagctgaacaagttgaacagctccatgcaagggagagatgcaaacgtcatgcagctctacgagaagctcgacgcatttgtgaaaaaaatgtcaaagtggatcgaacgagtggagagcaataacttggcgatgtttccttcagttgaggaataccctgacagcactgacatcaacgacactatatgtgagcatttgaggaagcttgtgcgtcaattcgcaaagtacttcactgattcggaagagtggcgccgtgacagcaagtggatcctgctcccattcagtgacgatgcatcagtagggtcaagtctgacggctgtggaagaggataagctgattgagatgtccacagactctgtcaggaggcatatgtacgacacacagccccttgttaaattctggataagttgccagacagaatttccacagcttgctgcaaaagcaatgaggtgtcttttgccctttccaaccacatacctgtgtgagagtggtttttctacactggcgtacttaaagaataagtacagggctaggcttgatccagagaatgacatgagactgtctctgtctaccatttcgccacgaatagacaggctgtgtggacttcaccacgcccagatatcacactga